The Pseudanabaena yagii GIHE-NHR1 genome segment TATGCATCACTGTCCAAGATAATAAAAATATCGGTGAATGATCGCGGACTAGCTTTAGTTCATGCAAGCGACGCATCATTTGACCTTCAGATGTAATTTCATCAATCATCAAATAAACTCTCAACCTCGCTTCGAGAATGTTATTCTTTCGCTCATTCGCAGTCCGAAACATTAGTGTGGGAATACCATTGTAGTCATGGATAGTGACTACATGGCTAAACATGACACGGGAAGAAGACTTGGCAAATCTAGTAAAGGCAATTCCTGTAATTACAGCAAATAGCATTAAACTAGCGATCGATTCTAAGGTGACGATTAGGTTGGCATACAGAGTTTGGGGATTCATCACTCCATACCCAATAGAAGCAAGAGTCTGTACACTAAAGAAAAATGCTTCTAAAAAACCAACTTCTTTGATACCAGCGATCGCATTGCTATCTAGTAAATAGAGAATAGCAAATACTGCATTGAGAAAGATATCAAATCCGACAACGATCGCAAAAAAGCCAATCCAAGGAACCGTTAATAGGAGATGGTAGGGATCACGCAAATAGGAATACCAACTATTACCACCGACAACCTGTAGCACGCCATCACGTTGTTCTAGTTTGATTAAATGACGATGCAGTTTACGTTTGATTCCCATATGACGAGTTCCTCACTAATGGATTTCTCTTGCTGTTATAAAGCCTATTTAAGCTTGAAGTAGTACAGAGAAATTTTTGAAAGTACGGCAAGGGAATTGCTATTAATTAAAGTACCTGTGGCTTCGACTTCGCTCAGCCAACGTTAGCTGAGCGAAGTCGAAGCTAGATAACTTTGGTGGGACATTTTTTATCCGCAAGAGCCCAAGCTGAACCTTTAAAAATTTCTCTAGTTTTTAATTCAGCGCAATGCACTGTAGCTATTTCCCAATGAGTATAGGCTTATAAAACTAAACCAGCAAATCCATTCCCAGATTTTAGTGGTATGACTTTGCCACACCACTAAAAATAAGTGATAGCAAGATAAACCGTTGCTATACTAGATTCCTTCGCAATGCCCCAAACCCAAAGAAATTGTTAGAAGGGATGCAAAGCATCCCTTCTAACAATTTCTTTGAATCTCTTTTGCTAGCAAAAAGTTAATAATCAATGACACAAGTTCACACTTATTCTGAGCTAATCGCAGGTCGTCTGGTTAGCCGTTACAAACGTTTCTTTGCGGATATAGAACTAGAGAATGGCGAAATAATTACTGCCCATTGTGCAAATACAGGACCTATGACTGGGGTATGCCAACTTGGTAGTCCTGTGTTAGTTTCCCATCACCCTAATCCTAAACGTAAGCTCGCCTATAGTTGGGAAGCAATTTATTTAGATGATGAATGGATAGGTATTAATACTAGTCTTCCTAATCGAGTGATTGGATATATGCTCGATCGCCATTTGCTACCAGAACTAGAGCCATATACAACTGTCAAGAGTGAAGTTGCCTATGGCAATGAAAAGAGTCGGATAGATTTTCTTTTGACTGATGATAATTGTCACAAGAAAACCTATGTGGAAGTAAAAAATACAACTTGGTGTATTGGCAATTTAGCCTTGTTTCCTGATACGGTGACGACGCGAGGGCAAAAACACCTACGCGAACTCATGTCAGTAATCTCTGAAGATACTAACGCTGCTTTAATTTTCTTTATTAATCGGGGAGATTGCGATCGCTTTGCCGCAGGAGCTAAAGCTGATCCTGAATATGACAGATTGCTCACAGAGGCGATCGCCAGAGGAGTAAAAGTATTACCCTGCCGATTTAAGATTGAACCGACAAAAATTACATATTTGGGCTTAGCAAATCTATAAACTCAAAGCTTAAAACCCTTAAATTCCAAAAAGTATGGAGTATTAGCCTACCTCACACTTTTTGGAGTGGTTGAGTTCTAAGAGTCAGTGAAGGGTCTCACAATTGTCCAGAATGTGTAAGGCACTCCGACGCTCAAAACAAAATAGACTGCTAATTCTGCCATAGGTCAATAGATGCGTACTATGTAAAAGTCTTTGCTTGTTGCGAGTATTACTCGTTAGCATCTTAATATACAACTTTCTCTATGGTTTGTATATCTGCTTTTGGGTGATTGTATATCTCCCTGCAAACCCTCTCTCAAAGCCCAAGAGTAAAAGCCTTGCTAAGCAAGGCTTTTACTCTTGGGCTTTGAGAATTTCCTAGCTTAACCCAAACTGACGTTAAAGATTGTTGGACTGCTCGCTATAGCAGTTCAACAATCGCGCCCCATATGCCCCATATTGTATGTATTTGTTAGAAAAATTTTCGCCGATTTAACCAACTTGTGATAGTCTGTCTGCCTGAAGGGGTTATTCCTTAAAGATAAATAAAATCGTTTCTTAGTAAAAGGAAAGGATATCTGTGAAAAATCTAGCTAACTTAAGTAAGATACTGCTCGGCTTAACTACATTAGGATGTGTATCAGCGATCGCTGTCCCCTCCGTCCAAGCTCAGCCTGCCTATGGTAGTTACATCGGTGTAGGTGCAAGTTTTGGATTTACCAGTGGTAATGCTGCGGCAGGTGAAAGTTCGCGTACATCTGGTGTAGTTGCAGCTCGTTATAAGTTTCTTGAATTTCCTGTGTCAGTCCGCACCCAAATTTTGATTGGTAGCAGTACCGCAGTTGTGCCGACTGTTTCCTTTGACGTGCCGCTAAACTTTGATACAGATCTTTACATTGGCGCTGGTGTTGCCTTATCGAATACCGTTGATACCACCCCAGTCGGCAACAAAAATAGTTTTGTTATCCAGCCTGGTATTGATTACACATTACCCAATAGCAATCTTGTATTATTTGGTAACGTCATTTTCGCCTTTGATGCCTATCGTAATTCCCCTGGTACATCCGCAACTTCTTTGCAAACTGGCTTAGGTCTACGATTCTAGAAAGGTTCCTGTCAATGATTTTGATACCTCTACAAACTTCTTCATGCAAGATCTCGTAGCTGCGTTTGAGAGTCAGTTCGCTGATAAACAATTCTCCGCCGCTTCAGCAACGCTTCAGCAATTGCTGTCAGATTCTCCTGACGATCCACAGTTACAGATTTTGCAGGGTCGCCTCTATGATGCGATGGGTAAGCCCAATGAAGCTGAGGAAATTTTTCGCCGTCTGCTTAAGGCTCAGTTACCTGCAAAGTTAATTACACAGGCTCGGCAAGGATTGCTCGCAATCGAGATGGCAGAGGTGCAGGCTCGCCAAGGGCGGATGGATGAAATCGCCAAACTTGCGGGTGGTTCTAGTTTTGCCTATCTGGCTCTATTGCCAGTAGCTCCTGAGCAAAAAGACTGGGCGATCGCTAAAATTGCCAGAGTCTTTCGTACCGATCCCTACACAGCAAGATTTAAAATCCCTAATCGCTATCCCAAAATTATTCGCATAGGTACGCTGGCAGAGATGCAAGCCTATGGTGAGGAGTTCCAAACCTATGGGATTGCGGCAATTTGGTTAAGTATTGAGGCAATTTCCCAAATCCCGATCTATCAGGTGGAATATTTTAATGAATTTCAGGTAAAGGGCAATTACCAAGTTAAGGCGATCGCTAATGTCGATGAAATTACCTTTACACCCCAAGATGTCATTACCAAAGTAGAGGGGATTTTGCCAACCTTTGGTGATGTGGTTGTGGTTAATGCGAAGCACAAGCTCGCCCGCAAGGAGCAAATTTTAGATCGGGTGCAAATTTGCGATTTACATTTGCGTAGTTATCGGGTCAATGGCAAAGTTAGAGATCGCGGCGGTATTATCCGATTTCATGACAATCAGTATCGCTTTGATTTAGGTTTGCAATTGCCAGTCGAGCGATCGCTTAAGCATATTGCCCCAACGGTCAAAGAGCGTTGGCTCGAATTGAGCAAATGGCTTGATCGGACAATGCCTACGGCAAAAACTGCTCGTGATTTTCAAAATTTTGCCGAAATGTCGATTGTTTATCCAGAATTTTTACAAGCGATCGAAGAAACCCATGTAATCCTTGAGCGAACTAAACCCAGCCTGTGGGATAACTGCTTCCAGTTATATAGCAGTACTGTTTTTCACCATGTCCATCTAGCAACATCAAGTATTGTTGTGTAGGCAAAGCCCACACGATGCGTAAGCTTAAATAAAGTAATGATTTTTCAGCATCCACGATGCTGAAAAATAAAATCTAGAAAGTATTGTTGTGTGGACTTCACACAATATCTAGTAAGGATCTTGCGGATAAAAAATGTCCCACCAAAGTTATCTAGCTTCGACTTCGCTCAGCTAACGTTGGCTGAGCGGAGTCGAAGCCACAGGTACTTTAATTAATAGCAAGTTCCTAAGTTCAAATAAAGTAATTGCTTGTCAGCACCTACGGTGCTGAAAAATAAAATCTAGTTTGATGATAATATTCGTAAAACTGTCACAGGTAAGACGATGAGCGCACCAACAGCAACCAAAATCGGACTCAACACCTCTCTACCAAGTATTCGCCGCATTCATAGCATCATTCGCGATAAAAATGAGGTTGAAATCAAGCTCCTCACAGGCGATCAACTTCGCGGCAAAATTAGCTGGATTGATGATCAATGTATTTGTTTAGACACATCGGGACATAAAGTGGTGATCTGGCAACATGCGATCGCCTTTATCAAGTAAGTTTGAGCAAGACCTTACAGCTCTTTGCGCTGAATTAAAAACCAGAGACATTTTTGCAAGTGCGGCTAAGCCACACTTGCAAAAATGTCTCTGTACTACTTATGCCTTTACGGCTAAAAATAGCGATCGCAATAACGCAATATGAAAGCGGAGTTTTACTATAGCCAGCGTAAATATGAATGTAGTGTGGTTTCGCTTTCTAGCGATCAGGGCGAGATTAAAGAATTAAGAATCCGCAATCCTGAAGGTGAAATTCTCGCAGTGCAGCAGGGACAAAAAATTGCTTTGCGGGGCAAGAGTCGTGCTACCTCCCAAGAAGTTGATATTTTAAAAAGTAATTACTACAACTTAGTCAAGGCAGCAGTTACTGCACTAGACCTAGAGGAAAAACAGAAGTTAATCAAAGATAAAGACGAGCAAATCCGCTTGCTAAATGCAGAGATATCGATCTTTAAAGAAAAGGCTGATTTGTCAGATACAGAAAGAGAAGAAATACTCCATCTGCGCGATCAAATTAAAGCTTTATCTGAGCAACAAACTACATCCGCCTTTAACTATGATGAGCAAGAAATTGAGGCAAAATTACTCAAAAGGCTAGGAAAAAATGCTTGGCATCAGCTAGAAACGGCGAGTCGAAAAGATCTTTTTAGTGCCTACAAGCATAAATATTTAGTAGAGTCAGATATTTTTACGGAGAACTTTTCTGACTATAAGCCTTCGTGCTTGTACATTGCTAGTGTGGTTGAACGCGAGATTGTACATAGCTTCTTTAAAAGTTTTTATCGGTTTATGTGTCAGCAATATTCGCAGCAAAAAGAATTTGTAATTGCAGGAGTGACATTGAGAAATCGAGGCAAATATACAATTGGGAGTTTGCCCTATTTGATTGCGAAGGAATGGGACACTTTTCGTGAAGAAGTTTTAAATCAAGAGTATTTATCTAGTGACGATCGCGATCGCCTGTATTACCAAAAGTTTAACGATCAGAAAATATCCTCCAGCGATCGCCAATTAGTAAATGAATTTCTCGAACAATGGCAACATCCCCTTTCGCAATGGTTGCGCTCTAATCGCAAAGCCGCCAGCAAAA includes the following:
- a CDS encoding ion channel, which produces MGIKRKLHRHLIKLEQRDGVLQVVGGNSWYSYLRDPYHLLLTVPWIGFFAIVVGFDIFLNAVFAILYLLDSNAIAGIKEVGFLEAFFFSVQTLASIGYGVMNPQTLYANLIVTLESIASLMLFAVITGIAFTRFAKSSSRVMFSHVVTIHDYNGIPTLMFRTANERKNNILEARLRVYLMIDEITSEGQMMRRLHELKLVRDHSPIFLLSWTVMHTIDENSPLYGITIETMERLNAQILVSLTGVDETIEGTIHARHMYSSSQILCDRRFVDVIHIGKDGHRYLDYSHFHETTAV
- a CDS encoding tetratricopeptide repeat protein encodes the protein MQDLVAAFESQFADKQFSAASATLQQLLSDSPDDPQLQILQGRLYDAMGKPNEAEEIFRRLLKAQLPAKLITQARQGLLAIEMAEVQARQGRMDEIAKLAGGSSFAYLALLPVAPEQKDWAIAKIARVFRTDPYTARFKIPNRYPKIIRIGTLAEMQAYGEEFQTYGIAAIWLSIEAISQIPIYQVEYFNEFQVKGNYQVKAIANVDEITFTPQDVITKVEGILPTFGDVVVVNAKHKLARKEQILDRVQICDLHLRSYRVNGKVRDRGGIIRFHDNQYRFDLGLQLPVERSLKHIAPTVKERWLELSKWLDRTMPTAKTARDFQNFAEMSIVYPEFLQAIEETHVILERTKPSLWDNCFQLYSSTVFHHVHLATSSIVV
- the sfsA gene encoding DNA/RNA nuclease SfsA, yielding MTQVHTYSELIAGRLVSRYKRFFADIELENGEIITAHCANTGPMTGVCQLGSPVLVSHHPNPKRKLAYSWEAIYLDDEWIGINTSLPNRVIGYMLDRHLLPELEPYTTVKSEVAYGNEKSRIDFLLTDDNCHKKTYVEVKNTTWCIGNLALFPDTVTTRGQKHLRELMSVISEDTNAALIFFINRGDCDRFAAGAKADPEYDRLLTEAIARGVKVLPCRFKIEPTKITYLGLANL
- a CDS encoding Hfq-related RNA-binding protein, whose protein sequence is MSAPTATKIGLNTSLPSIRRIHSIIRDKNEVEIKLLTGDQLRGKISWIDDQCICLDTSGHKVVIWQHAIAFIK